Proteins found in one Bactrocera dorsalis isolate Fly_Bdor unplaced genomic scaffold, ASM2337382v1 BdCtg374, whole genome shotgun sequence genomic segment:
- the LOC105234215 gene encoding uncharacterized protein LOC105234215, whose protein sequence is MLSFFSKKKQDTDSAEEAIQGPTDSTQSNEGGDDFIFIERKTSDHDPTKFSAQGIGMYPPIPPAFGMGRYPGQAVYPPMTNVASASDNVSPVPYVQGVPFELAPQLSTKRDFEVTQLQVDSILALLTRQMSVDENEEYNFALERSIQNECY, encoded by the coding sequence ATGCTTTCGTTTTTCTCCAAGAAAAAACAAGACACAGATTCTGCAGAAGAAGCAATACAAGGACCTACGGATTCTACACAATCGAATGAAGGTGGAGAcgatttcatttttatagaAAGAAAAACTTCAGACCACGATCCCACAAAGTTTTCAGCACAAGGTATAGGAATGTATCCACCTATACCTCCCGCATTTGGAATGGGCAGATATCCGGGTCAAGCGGTTTATCCTCCTATGACTAATGTCGCCAGTGCATCCGACAACGTGTCGCCAGTACCATACGTACAAGGAGTGCCCTTCGAGTTAGCGCCGCAGCTTAGCACAAAAAGAGATTTTGAAGTAACTCAATTGCAAGTTGACAGCATTTTAGCACTGTTGACTCGTCAAATGTCGGTGGACGAAAACGAAGAATATAATTTTGCGCTGGAGAGATCAATACAAAACGAATGTTATTAG